The nucleotide window GCGAAGGCAGTGCGGTTGGTTTACATCTATTTATGATGTTTATATTTAATATTTATATTCAAGACCGCCACTTTAAAATGAGCAACGATCCCTGGTAACTTAAGAGTGGGTTGAAAGCAGTTCAATCCAGTGTTTCACCGGTACTTCAGTGCCTTTCTGCAAATGCATCAAGCAACCGATATTAGCGGTAACGATGATTTTAGGATTGGAATCCAATAAGTTCGTCAGCTTATTTTTACGCAGTTGTTTAGAGAGTTTGGGCTGAAAAATCGAATAGGTTCCCGCTGATCCGCAACATAAGTGCGCATCGTTGACGTGACTGATTCGATAACCTAAACGGCGTAAGATATCTTCCACCAGGCCTGGTAACTTCTGACCGTGCTGTAAAGTACAGGGTGAGTGGAAGGTGACCTTTTGGTTTTTGTAGTGGGTGAAGATAGACAAATCTTGCTTGCTTAAAAACTCGGCAATATCAAAGGTATGTTCCGCGATTCGTTTGGCTTTTTTGGCGTATTCGGCGTCTTCACGCATTAAATGCGGGTAGTCTTTGACCATCACACCACAGCCGCTAGCGTTGGAGATAATCGCCTTGACCCCTTGGTTCAAATAAGCCGTCCAAGCATCAATATTGGTTTTGATTTTGGCGATGGCGTCCGCATTACCTGAAAGGTGGTGGTCAACCGCTCCGCAACATTGTTCTTGCGGGGTTTCCAATACATTTAACCCCAAACGGTTTAAAACCTTGATACTAGCCTGGTTGATATTAGGCGCTAAAGCAGGTTGCACGCAGCCTGAAATCAACAGAACACTGGATTTAAGCGCTTCTTGCTGGTCTTGCAGTTTTTGCTGTAAGGCTAATTCGTCAACCGTGAACTGCACGGCGGTCGAGTGGCGTAGAAACGGCATGGCTTTGATGACCAAGTTAAAAAACCACGGGGTGGTTAAACTTTTACGTACGCCATAGCGAATCAAGCGTTGCAGAGGGTTGCGAGCGCTTTTCTCTTCCGCCATCTCGCGGCCGATATCCAAAAGATGTCCATATTCCACGCCAGAAGGACAGGTGGTTTCACAAGAACGGCAGGTCAAGCAGCGATCAAGATGGCTCAAGGTGTCTTGGGTGACTTCATTCCCCTCTAAGACACTTTTAATCAGATAGATGCGTCCACGTGGCGAGTCGAGTTCATCGCCTAACAGCCCGTAGGTTGGACAGGCGGAGAGACAAAAACCGCAATGTACACATGAGCGTAAAATTTTATCGGCGGTTTGACCGGTTTCGGTCGCTAATAGGTCTTTTGGTAGTTGGGTCTGCATAAATAAATTTCGACTAGAGGCTTGGGTTATAAATCTTTAAAGATATGATGTGGGTCAAACACGTCTTTTAAACCAGCTTTAATACGCTGAACACACGGTTTATCGTTATTACGTGGTGCAAAACGCGATTGCCAAAGGGTCACATAAGGGTGATTCGGCTTGTTTTTACTGGCCACCCAGCGACGTGTCCCGCCCATTCCAACGGCAATGGTGTTTTCAATGGCGGGGTTGGTGCTTTCCACATCCAAACGCCATAGTTTTTCCCCTTCCGCCAACTTAGGCTGGAAAGGATTGAGGGTTTTCCACACATCATTGGAACAGGCGGTCACTTCCACACGATTGTCTTGGGTAGGGTGTTCGCCGGCAACACGGTAATAGAATTTGCCTTCAAAATAGGCGCAGCCGGTCAGCGGCAAAGAGGTGCCTTGCATTTTATTCATCAATAGAATCGCTTCACCTTCGGGCATCGGAATACTGTAGGTTTGTTCTTCCAATAGAGGTAAAACTTTCAAACTCAACTCGGTGACCAGTGCAAGCGAGCCTTTTGAGCCGCATAACATACGTGACACGTCATAGCCGGCGACGTTTTTGAGCATTTTACCGCCAAAGCGCATTTCACGGCCTTGGCCATCAATCAGTTGTGTGCCTAAAACAAAGTCACGTAATCCGCCTCTAAAAGGGCGTGATGGCCCTGTTAAGGCGCAAGCGTAAGTACCACCGATGGTGGAATCGCCATATTCAGGTGGTTCAAACCCGAGCATTTGGTTGTTTTCCGCTAAGGCGGCGCTTAAATCAGAGAGTTTTGTTCCGGCTTTGACGGTGACCACCAATTCGGCGGGGTCGTAACTGACAATACCGGTATGGTCGGCAATCGACAGCAGTTGTGCATCTTCATATAGAGGTACTTTGCTTTGATTACCGGCAATCTGTAGCAGTTGTTTATCCACTACAGCTTGTTTGATTTGATCAGAATAATGCGAAATTGAGCTTTGCATCGACATTAAAAACGCTCCAACTCAGGGTGAGGTAATTGATTATTATGCACGTGCATGTGGCCGAGTTCGGCACAGCGATGCAGGGTTGGAATGGCTTTACCTGGATTAAGCAAGCCCGAGCTATCAAACACATTTTTGATGCCGTGAAAAATCTCTAATTCCGCTTGCGGGTACTGATGGCACATGGAGTCGAGCTTTTCGACACCGACACCATGCTCGCCGGTGATAGTGCCACCGACATCCACGCAGAGTTTGAGAATCTCCTGGCCAAATTTCTCGGTCTCTTCCAACTCTCCGGGTTTGTTTGCATCGTACAGAATCAACGGGTGCAAGTTACCGTCACCGGCGTGAAAGACATTGGCCACTTTTAAACCATATTTTTCCGACAGCTTGTCGATTTCATCCAACACATACGCCAACTTGCTTCGAGGAATGGTGCCATCCATGCAGTAGTAATCAGGGGAGTAACGACCCACGGCAGGAAAGGCGTTTTTGCGCCCTTGCCAGAGTTCAATACGCTCTTTCTCATTTTGCGATACGCGGATTTCATAAGCGCCGTTTTGGGTGAGAATATCCGCGACACGCTGCGCATCCACTTTCACTTGGTCGTGACTGCCATCCACTTCACACAATAACAAGGCGGCGGCTTCAACCGGGTAACCCACCTTGGCAAAATCTTCAGCCGCTTGGATAGAGAACTTATCCATCATCTCCAAACCGGCCGGTACAATCCCTTGTTTTAAAACGCTGGTCACCGCATCGGCGCAGGCTTTAACGGAGTTGAAGGCGGCCATGACCAACTGGGCGGCTTCGGGTTTGGGGATGAGCTTGAGTTTGATTTCGACAATCACCCCCAACAGTCCTTCTGAACCGTTCAGCAGGGCTAATAAGTCGATGCCATCGTCTTTTTCATCAAACCGGATAATCTCGCCGTCCATATCCAATACGGTCAATGAGGTGACATTATGCACCGTTAAACCATATTTTAAACAGTGCACGCCACCGGAATTTTCGGCCACGTTGCCGCCTATCGAGCAGGCCACCTGTGAAGAGGGATCGGGCGCATAATAAAGCCCATATTTGGCCGCTGCGTCGGAAACCTGGATATTGCGCACACCTGGTTGGACGATGGCGGTTCTTTGTAAAGGATCTATTTGCAGAATTTTGTTGAGTTTTGATAAGCCAAGAATTACGCTGTTCTCTAAAGGCAAGGTGCCGCCGGCCAATCCGGTACCAGAACCGCGGGTAATCACCGGGGTATTATGAGCTTTGCAGATTCTGAGCACTTGCTTAACCTGTTCAACATCTTCAGGCAGAGCAACCGCTAAAGGTTTTTGACGATAGGCGGAAAGCCCATCACACTCATAGGGTCGGCAAGCTTCTTCGCTTGAAAGGATACAGTTTTTGTTTAAGGCTTCTTCTAAAGCTTGGATAACATCCATTTTTAACCTTGTATATCACAGCTGTTTAACACTATAATTGTGAAAAACTTGATTTAAATCAATTTTATTTAAACCCTTATTATTAAAAAAAGGCACCCAATATGCAATCTTTTAATCCACCAATTCGTACATTGATGGGTCCAGGACCATCAGATATTCACCCAAGAGTGCTTGCAGCCATGGCTCGTCCAACTATCGGTCACCTTGACCCAGCGTTTGTCGGCATGATGGATGAAATCAAAGAACTACTAAAATACGCTTTTCAGACAGAAAATGCACTAACTATGCCTGTTTCTGCTCCAGGTTCTGCTGGTATGGAAACGTGTTTTGTAAACTTAGTTGAGCCGGGCGATAAAGTCATCGTTTGTATCAATGGGGTTTTTGGCGGACGCATGAAAGAGAACATCGAGCGTTTTGGTGGTGAAGCGATTGTGGTTGAAGATGAGTGGGGTACTGCGGTTACACCATCTAAGGTTGAAGACGCGTGTAAAGCGCATCCTGATGCTAAGATTGTCGCGTTTGTTCACGCTGAAACTTCAACCGGTGCACTGTCTGATGCAAAAACCATTTGTAAAATCGCTCAAGACCACGATTGTTTAACGATCGTTGATGCGGTTACCTCTTTAGGGGGTGTTGAACTGAAAGTGGATGAGTGGGGAATTGATGCGATTTATTCCGGTACTCAGAAGTGTCTTTCTTGTGTTCCTGGTTTATCGCCAGTCAGCTTCAGTGAAAAAGCGCTGGATAAGGTGCGTAACCGTGCAACTCGAGTTCCAAGCTGGTTTATGGATTTGAACCTGGTTATGGGGTATTGGGGACAGGGTGCAAAACGTGCTTACCACCATACCGCGCCAGTAAACACTTTATATGCGTTGCATGAATCTTTGGTTATGCTAAAAGAAGAAGGTTTAGAAGCTTCTCATGCACGTCATGCTAAAGTCCATCAGCAGCTTAAAGCGGGCTTAGAGCCGATGGGAATCAGTTTTGTGGTGCCAGAAGATCAGCGTTTACCTCAGCTTAACTCAATTGTGATTCCTGAAGGATTTGACGACGCGGAAGTACGCGGCAGACTGTTAAACGAATACAACCTTGAGATTGGTGCCGGTTTAGGTGCTTTAGCTGGTAAGGTTTGGCGTATCGGTCTAATGGGCGATAGCGCAAGACCAGAAAAAGTTTTATTCTGTTTAGCGGCACTTAAAGAAGTGCTTGGTAAATAATTCATAAAGCTAGAAGCGTTTGTGGTGAGTTCATCACCTAAACGCGATATCAAAAACGCCCTATATTCGAGATGAACATAGGGCGTTTTTTGTCTCTAAAATAAAGTCACCAGGCCTGGTGACTTTAAAAATGGTATGAAATCTTATTGTATGTGGCAGTTATTTTTGCAAGGTACTGTCTCTAAGGTAATCACAGAACGCGACACTTTTGCCTTTTAAAACAGCAAGCACTCGTTGAGCTTCGGCTTTGTCATCCAGTTCAAGAGATTGAATCGCTTGGTGAGCGATACTATGAATTTCTTGATGCAGGATATTGATCTGCTCAAACACGCTCTTATTTTTGATTATCTGTGAACCCTTGGAATGCAGCCATAACCCAAATTCACATTGGGTATGGGATAAGTCATTGATGCTCTCGATATCTAAATTACCGGTGACAACCGATTCGATTCTATCAATCCAGGCAGAATGGGCTAATTGAGCCTTTAAAATGCGCTTTTCTAAACCGTTTATCTCGATGATCGTTTGCCATTTTGGATTGATATTTGGATTGTTTAACCACTCAAATACTTGTTCTTGATTCATCGGTTTGGCAATGGCGTAACCTTGGATGGATTCAATGCCCAATTGCAGAAGAAGTTCAATGTGTTTTTCGGTTTCAGCACCTTCAGCCACCACGGTTAAATTAAATGCTTCAGCCATGGATTTAATCGCTTCAATAATACTCAAACTGTTGGTTTCGGAGAAAATCTCACGAATAAACTCTTGGTCTATTTTGACTTCATCTACCGGTAAGTTCTTTAAATAGTTCAGTGACGCGTGACCTGTTCCAAAATCATCGATGGCAAACTTAAAACCTTCGGTTTGCAGTTGTGTTATCTGTCTGGCAATCTTGTGAACGTCTTCCAGCGCTGAGCTTTCCAGTAGTTCTAAAGTCAGCTGTTCAGGAAGGACATCAGGGTTGTCGGCAAAGAGTTGTAAGAGTTTATTACGAAAGCTTTGGTTCAACAGAATTGAACCTTCGATATTTAAACTCACACCAAGTTGATAGCCTTTTGCATTGATTTTCTTCAATGATTGAACACCCTGCTCAAGCACATATTCGCTAAAGGTATCCATTAAATCGAATTGTTGGATCTTATTAAGAAAATCAATCGGAGGTATCAGGCCGTGCTGCGGGTGAATCCAGCGAATGAGTCCTTCTAAAGAGAGGGTTTGACCCGTTTTACAATTCACTTTCGGCTGATAATACAGCTCAAATTCTTTATTGAGCATCGCCGATAACAGTTCTTGTTTGCCATCTAGGTTATTCCACTCATAGTGAACGACTCTGTTCTTGCCCTGCTGTTTAGCTTCATACATCGTTTGGTCGGCATAGCGTAACAGCTGCTCTGAACCGATTTTATCAGGGTAGTTGTGGTTGTAGTAAACCACACCGATACTGCACGAAACCTGTAGCGAATGGTTTTCGTATGAAACTTCATCTGATGCGTTTGCAAGTAATCGTGCTTCAATACCCTGGAACTCATGTTGATATTTATTTCCGGTTACCAGGATGACAAATTCATCTCCGCCAATGCGCGATACCGTGTCACTTTCGCGAATGGTGTCCAAGAATCGGTTGGCGATGGTTTTCAGTAAAAAGTCGCCAGCCTGGTGACCGTAGTTGTCATTGATCTGTTTAAAACCATCCAGGTCTATAAACATCAAGGCAATCATCTCTTCGCTACGCTGGATATTGGCAATCGCTTGGGTGATGCGATCGGAGAGTAAAAAGCGATTAGGGAGCTCGGTAAGGGCATCATAATGCGCCATTTTTTCCAGCTGGAGTTGATGTTCCTTTTCGTAGGTGATATCCGAAAGCAAGGCTATATAGTATTCGGGTTGGTTTTGGGAATCGAAAACTGTACTTATTTTTAAGCTTTGTGGATAGACGTCACCATTTTTACGGCGATTCCATATTTCGCCCTCCCAAATACCTTGTGTTGATAAAGAGTTCCACAGGGATTTGTAAAAATCGTCATCTTGTTGGCCGGAATTGAAGATATTAGGGTCTTTTCCTAAAAGTTCCTCCTCTTGGTAGCCGGTTATCTCCGTGACTCTTTTATTCGCCCTTAATATTTGATTGTTTTTATCACAAATAAGAATACCTTCATTGGCGGATTCAAAGACCGTGGCGGCTTGTTTAAGGTGTTTTTCTGAAGCAACTTGTTGGGTGATATCGGTGACTAGACCGTCAATTGAGATCAGTTCCCCCTCTTGATGGACACCATGTTGCTGAATCAAAATGGTTTTTAATTGTTGGCTTTTGGGGGTGATGAAATGGAGCACTAAACTGTTGTTAGGTTCTTCACCGGTAATGATCTTTTCAACAGATTTCTTCCCTTCCTGGATAGAGCTTGGTAGCCAGTTGATCTTTTCAAACCATGGTCTATGTAAAATTTCGTCAATGGATATTTCAAAAATATCAACAACCCCGGCTGAAACATAATTCAGTATGCCTTCCGCGCCATTGTGTGAGTAAACCAAATGGTTATTTCCCAAGTCATCGAGTAACCGTTCAAACTGGGTTTTTTGCGACTCGATTTTATGCAAGGAGCGGCGTTCTTTAATCAAATGCCAAAGTTCATTACAAATCAGTTGGCAAGTGTCGCTATCTTGCTGGCTGTAGTCGGATTTTTTATTACCTATACCTGCCAATAGAACCACCTGGTCTTTTTCCAATACAGGCAGAGAAATCATACGGTTTAAAGGAGCGTGACCTTCTGGAAGGCCTTGTTTGTGTTGATAAGTGACATAATCATTAATCATAACCACCTTTTTTTGGCGTGCCGCCTCAGCCCAAACGCCGGCCTCACTTATCGGGTAGTGCGAATCATAGTTGGCGACATGACAGTAATTTTTTAAGGTGTTGTGGGACCAAGCCACCAGGTTTATCTCTTGTTTAGCTTCGTCTATAAAGTGAATAAAACTGATTTCACTGTCGGTTAACTCTTCGATGCGTTCCATGGCATACTGCATTAAATCAGGTTCAGTATGTTCTTCGGCAAATTTTGGAAGTGTTAAAAGCACCTCATCGATTTGGTTTTGACGATTGAGAGTGTGTTGTTGTCGCTGGATGGTTCTCAATCGTTTGTGAGAAACGGTTAACAAAATAATAAAAATCAAAATGGCGATAGTAATGCCTATGATTAAAAGATGGTACTGCTGCCATAACTCTTCAAAGGTGATTTTGTCTTGAATATCATAAGGTGGTAACTTTAGTTCCCTTAAGAGGTCTTCAAGGGGTTTATAGTCTAAGGGTGCGACAAAACCCGCGATTCCGGCTTGTTTTGCGGCAGGGCTATCCGCTTTCAACGAGAACAACGCGACGGTAATATCTCTTTTAAGATCATCATCTAAACCTGGCAGAATGATAAACGGCCATTCCGGGTAGAGACTGGTCGAAAGCAGTTGTGGAAAAGCACGATCGGTTTTTTGGTTGATAATCCGTAATTGATCTAGCTTGAGTTTGCCTGCTGCAACCCACTTTTCAATGATGCCGGTGCGCACAAACCCAGCATCGGCTTTATTACTCAAAACGGCTTCTATGACCGCATCGTTATTACCCATCTCATTAAAATGGATTTGTTTATAGTCGATGCCTTGTTTAAATATCTCATAGATAGGAACTCGATAAGCGCCGGTATTGTTTAAGGTCGGGATGGCGATATTTTTACCTGGCAAATCGTTTAATGTTTGAATAGTCGACGCATTGTTTCTTGTAAAAATAACGCCCCCCAGGCTATCTAAAGCCTGGTTGTTGAAGAGAGTTTGTTGGGTAGCGGTGATGCCATTCAGTAGCACTTCGGTTCTTAATATCTCGAACGAATTGGGATTGGTAAGTACTAAATCGACCTGCTTTCTGCGCGCTGCCTCTATAAGGGCTTCAGAGCTGTATACTTTAAGTTCGACTTGGTGGTTAGGCAGAGTGTCGGAAAGGTAATCGGCCAAAGCCTGGTATTGGTTTTGCACTGATTCTATCGATTGATATTGGTACACACCAAGTACTAGCTTTTGAGAAGCACTGACCGCTTGTGTAAAAACAGGAGCTAGAATTAGAATGAGTAGTGTCACGAAATATTTCATTGAGAGTCTATCTTGCCTGTCTATTTAATACATTGGTTACTGAATAAATTGGTTAAATCATCCTGGTTTTTAAGCATATTGGCCTGTTGCATCAACTGTAATAAATTGTTTGACAGTTCTGCAAAACCGCTTTGCTCTTTTAAAAGATGATAATTCGCCCCAGAAGAAGGAATGGTTATGCCATTCAGGCTCTGCTCCACTTCTTGGGCTGAAGCATTAAGCCGTTGCGCCAATTGATACTTGGAATCTTCATAATTCTTTTTAAGGTAGTCTACGCCCTTGAGATGAATTTGCACAGAACTACAGATTGCCGACCGTTTTTCCTTAAATACCGACTCTCTAACGGCTAATACATCCAGTATGGTTTCGGGTATTTCCGAACTATCAAAAAGTTCATTTGCCCCCATTTTTAATAGATTGTTGGCATAAGGGAAATAGGTGATGATAATGTCGATTTCATTGTCTTGAAAGGCTTTGGGCTTATCTTCTTCACGGATATCGTGCAGTGTTACATCGGCTGGGGTAAGTCGATACTTTTCTAAAAAGTGGTAAAGTATGATTTCACTTAAGGCATTTTTTTCATAGCCAATGACTTTGCCCTTGATATCTGCGGCCGTTTGGATACCGGGTTGAGCCAATACAATATCCGCACCGGCTGAAATATCACTGACCAACACCACTTTTAAATCAACCCCTTGATCACGCATTTGCAACACTTGGTCTAAGGTTAAATAACCCGCATCCACTTGCTTGTTTTTAAGAAGTTGCATGGTGTGAGAAGCGTTTTGGGTTTTGATGTACTCAACTTGAGGATAACGATCAACCTCACCTGAGATAAAAGGCATTTCATAACCCACCCAAGAAAAGTGTGCGATTTTCGCTGGTTCAGGGTTGAAACAGCCATTCAATAGCAGTAAAGCCGTAAAAATCACCCAAAACTTGATTAGTTTCATTAACAAAGTCACTTTCCATTAAGGTTGTTCAGATTCGAGTATAAACTCAAACCCCGACAATTAAAAATGTGAGCGATGGAAACTTCGTTAAGTCGGCAAAAAACATGTTTTAAATCAAGAGTAAAGCTGATTGGAATGATGCCTGGAGCCACCAGGCCTGGTAACGGCGGAAATATGCATATAAGTGGTATTAGATTGATATTTGTCAGAAATTGGAATACGGGTAATTATCGGTCAGAGTTTGTGCTTGCCTGAAGGGAATCAAAAGGGTGGCTGCAACTGGGCTGTCCGTCGGGATATTGAGCGTTATTTAGCCATACATCCGTTGTATAAAACGGTTCTATTTCTTCCAAGTTGTTTCGCCTCATAAAGGGCTTTATCCGCACCCTCAATTAGGGCTTGATAAGAACGGCATCGCTGTTCAGCATCGCAACCATTGATCCCTATCGATACGGTTACCTGTAAAGCAATGCTAGAATTTTTATGCGGAATCGCCAGGCGCTCGATATCGTCATGGATTTTTTGGGCAATCGAGAAAGCTTCTGTTCTGGTTACACCTGAAAGAATGATTAAGAATTCTTCGCCACCGTAACGTGCGGCCATATCGTTGGTGCGTTTGACGCTTGATTGCAAGACTTTAGCCACCTGTTTTAGACACTCATCTCCTTTGATGTGGCCGTAGAGGTCATTGAATTGTTTAAAGAAGTCGATATCCACCATTAGCACACTTATTGAGGTTTGGTTGCGTTCCCAATGCCCCCACTCTTGAATTAAATGTTCATCCAGTGCTCGGCGGTTATGCAGTCCGGTAAGGCCGTCTCTTAAAGTAAGTTGTTTGAGTCTTTTGTTGGAGTGTTCCAGCGCATTCTCCATCTCTTTTAGCTGGCTAATATCCGTATGGGTGCCGGTAAATCTAATTGGTTGGTTGTCCGCGTCACGTTCAATGATTTGACCGCGGTCAAGGATATAAACCCAATGACCGTCTTTGTGCTTCATTCGGTGTATATTGCTGTAAAAAGAGGTTTCGCCGTCTATATGGCGTTTTATGTCTGCATAGCACTGTTCTAGGTCTTTTGGGTGTACACGGCTTTGCCAGCTCTCGAATGCGGGTTCAATCTCATCTAGCTGATAACCTAGTAAACGACACCATTGCTCGTCAAAAATAACGACATTGGTTTTTGGAAACCAGTCCCATAGGCCTGTTTGAGTGCCTTCTAAAACCAGCTTTAAGCGGTTATGACTTTCTTCAGCCTCTTTTTTTGCCTCGGAGAGTTTATTGAACCAGGTGGCGATGAAAAACCCCGATAAACCACCCACGATACTGGGGACAAAATAGGCCGTAGGTTTGATTACACCAAATAGCACAATGAATTGCAGCGTAGCAAAACTACAGACGATTAAGATCCCTAAAATGACTCCAAAAAGCTTAATTTTTGTGCTGCTATTCAAGTGTAATGACATAAAAACCATTATCCTTTAAATGAGATTTCTTTAAGATACCAAATACTTATTCAAAAAAGTAGTTATATTTTGTAGTCAAATTTCAGTTGAGGTCAATCAACTGAGTTAAAGGGGTTTTTTGGTTGCTTAGTTAAAGCTACCGGTTGTAATAATGCTTAGATAATGCTGATGTTTCATGTTATAAAGGCGTTATTATTTTTAACGGTTAATGCGAGGTTGGGGTTTGAAATATTATTTTCGTTCAATCACTGAAGAGCTTTTCCAGCTCCATGATAAACTTCGTAAACAGTGGCCAGGCCTGTCTAGAATCGCGGTGGCCATTTATGATAATGAAACCGATATTCTGCATACCTTTATCAAATCTTCCCCAGATGAAGAGCTTCTTAATCACTATTCCGTTCAGCTCAAAGATGTGCCTTCTTTGGTGGAGTTGGCAAACAGTGGTGAATGTCGAATCATGCAAGATTTAATGGTGTTGCAACAGAATGATTCAGTGCACTCTAAAGTGATAAGCCAGCATTTTAAATCCAGTTATACCGAGCCATTTTATGTGGCTGGAGATTTGCTGGGTTTTGTCTTTTATGACGCGGATGAATGTGGTTATTTCACGGATGAATTGATAGATCATCTTCAAACCTATTCACGTCTGATTGAGTCTTTGATAGTTTCAGAGATATTACCTATCAAAACCCTGGTGGCTTTAATGAATGTCACCCAGGAGATCACCAATTTACGTGATTCTGAAACGGGTAAACACCTTATCCGTATGGCGCATTATATGGAGTTGATTGCGATAGAGTTGGCAGAAGAATATGGTTTTACCGACGAGCAGATTGAGTATATTTGGTGTTATGCGCCGCTCCACGATATTGGGAAAATCGCTATTTCAGATAGTATTCTTTTAAAGCCCGGAAGGCATACTGCGGAAGAAACCAAAATTATG belongs to Thiomicrorhabdus immobilis and includes:
- the glcF gene encoding glycolate oxidase subunit GlcF, whose protein sequence is MQTQLPKDLLATETGQTADKILRSCVHCGFCLSACPTYGLLGDELDSPRGRIYLIKSVLEGNEVTQDTLSHLDRCLTCRSCETTCPSGVEYGHLLDIGREMAEEKSARNPLQRLIRYGVRKSLTTPWFFNLVIKAMPFLRHSTAVQFTVDELALQQKLQDQQEALKSSVLLISGCVQPALAPNINQASIKVLNRLGLNVLETPQEQCCGAVDHHLSGNADAIAKIKTNIDAWTAYLNQGVKAIISNASGCGVMVKDYPHLMREDAEYAKKAKRIAEHTFDIAEFLSKQDLSIFTHYKNQKVTFHSPCTLQHGQKLPGLVEDILRRLGYRISHVNDAHLCCGSAGTYSIFQPKLSKQLRKNKLTNLLDSNPKIIVTANIGCLMHLQKGTEVPVKHWIELLSTHS
- a CDS encoding FAD-binding protein — its product is MSMQSSISHYSDQIKQAVVDKQLLQIAGNQSKVPLYEDAQLLSIADHTGIVSYDPAELVVTVKAGTKLSDLSAALAENNQMLGFEPPEYGDSTIGGTYACALTGPSRPFRGGLRDFVLGTQLIDGQGREMRFGGKMLKNVAGYDVSRMLCGSKGSLALVTELSLKVLPLLEEQTYSIPMPEGEAILLMNKMQGTSLPLTGCAYFEGKFYYRVAGEHPTQDNRVEVTACSNDVWKTLNPFQPKLAEGEKLWRLDVESTNPAIENTIAVGMGGTRRWVASKNKPNHPYVTLWQSRFAPRNNDKPCVQRIKAGLKDVFDPHHIFKDL
- a CDS encoding FAD-linked oxidase C-terminal domain-containing protein: MDVIQALEEALNKNCILSSEEACRPYECDGLSAYRQKPLAVALPEDVEQVKQVLRICKAHNTPVITRGSGTGLAGGTLPLENSVILGLSKLNKILQIDPLQRTAIVQPGVRNIQVSDAAAKYGLYYAPDPSSQVACSIGGNVAENSGGVHCLKYGLTVHNVTSLTVLDMDGEIIRFDEKDDGIDLLALLNGSEGLLGVIVEIKLKLIPKPEAAQLVMAAFNSVKACADAVTSVLKQGIVPAGLEMMDKFSIQAAEDFAKVGYPVEAAALLLCEVDGSHDQVKVDAQRVADILTQNGAYEIRVSQNEKERIELWQGRKNAFPAVGRYSPDYYCMDGTIPRSKLAYVLDEIDKLSEKYGLKVANVFHAGDGNLHPLILYDANKPGELEETEKFGQEILKLCVDVGGTITGEHGVGVEKLDSMCHQYPQAELEIFHGIKNVFDSSGLLNPGKAIPTLHRCAELGHMHVHNNQLPHPELERF
- a CDS encoding pyridoxal-phosphate-dependent aminotransferase family protein — protein: MQSFNPPIRTLMGPGPSDIHPRVLAAMARPTIGHLDPAFVGMMDEIKELLKYAFQTENALTMPVSAPGSAGMETCFVNLVEPGDKVIVCINGVFGGRMKENIERFGGEAIVVEDEWGTAVTPSKVEDACKAHPDAKIVAFVHAETSTGALSDAKTICKIAQDHDCLTIVDAVTSLGGVELKVDEWGIDAIYSGTQKCLSCVPGLSPVSFSEKALDKVRNRATRVPSWFMDLNLVMGYWGQGAKRAYHHTAPVNTLYALHESLVMLKEEGLEASHARHAKVHQQLKAGLEPMGISFVVPEDQRLPQLNSIVIPEGFDDAEVRGRLLNEYNLEIGAGLGALAGKVWRIGLMGDSARPEKVLFCLAALKEVLGK
- a CDS encoding EAL domain-containing protein, producing the protein MKYFVTLLILILAPVFTQAVSASQKLVLGVYQYQSIESVQNQYQALADYLSDTLPNHQVELKVYSSEALIEAARRKQVDLVLTNPNSFEILRTEVLLNGITATQQTLFNNQALDSLGGVIFTRNNASTIQTLNDLPGKNIAIPTLNNTGAYRVPIYEIFKQGIDYKQIHFNEMGNNDAVIEAVLSNKADAGFVRTGIIEKWVAAGKLKLDQLRIINQKTDRAFPQLLSTSLYPEWPFIILPGLDDDLKRDITVALFSLKADSPAAKQAGIAGFVAPLDYKPLEDLLRELKLPPYDIQDKITFEELWQQYHLLIIGITIAILIFIILLTVSHKRLRTIQRQQHTLNRQNQIDEVLLTLPKFAEEHTEPDLMQYAMERIEELTDSEISFIHFIDEAKQEINLVAWSHNTLKNYCHVANYDSHYPISEAGVWAEAARQKKVVMINDYVTYQHKQGLPEGHAPLNRMISLPVLEKDQVVLLAGIGNKKSDYSQQDSDTCQLICNELWHLIKERRSLHKIESQKTQFERLLDDLGNNHLVYSHNGAEGILNYVSAGVVDIFEISIDEILHRPWFEKINWLPSSIQEGKKSVEKIITGEEPNNSLVLHFITPKSQQLKTILIQQHGVHQEGELISIDGLVTDITQQVASEKHLKQAATVFESANEGILICDKNNQILRANKRVTEITGYQEEELLGKDPNIFNSGQQDDDFYKSLWNSLSTQGIWEGEIWNRRKNGDVYPQSLKISTVFDSQNQPEYYIALLSDITYEKEHQLQLEKMAHYDALTELPNRFLLSDRITQAIANIQRSEEMIALMFIDLDGFKQINDNYGHQAGDFLLKTIANRFLDTIRESDTVSRIGGDEFVILVTGNKYQHEFQGIEARLLANASDEVSYENHSLQVSCSIGVVYYNHNYPDKIGSEQLLRYADQTMYEAKQQGKNRVVHYEWNNLDGKQELLSAMLNKEFELYYQPKVNCKTGQTLSLEGLIRWIHPQHGLIPPIDFLNKIQQFDLMDTFSEYVLEQGVQSLKKINAKGYQLGVSLNIEGSILLNQSFRNKLLQLFADNPDVLPEQLTLELLESSALEDVHKIARQITQLQTEGFKFAIDDFGTGHASLNYLKNLPVDEVKIDQEFIREIFSETNSLSIIEAIKSMAEAFNLTVVAEGAETEKHIELLLQLGIESIQGYAIAKPMNQEQVFEWLNNPNINPKWQTIIEINGLEKRILKAQLAHSAWIDRIESVVTGNLDIESINDLSHTQCEFGLWLHSKGSQIIKNKSVFEQINILHQEIHSIAHQAIQSLELDDKAEAQRVLAVLKGKSVAFCDYLRDSTLQK
- a CDS encoding ABC transporter substrate-binding protein, which gives rise to MKLIKFWVIFTALLLLNGCFNPEPAKIAHFSWVGYEMPFISGEVDRYPQVEYIKTQNASHTMQLLKNKQVDAGYLTLDQVLQMRDQGVDLKVVLVSDISAGADIVLAQPGIQTAADIKGKVIGYEKNALSEIILYHFLEKYRLTPADVTLHDIREEDKPKAFQDNEIDIIITYFPYANNLLKMGANELFDSSEIPETILDVLAVRESVFKEKRSAICSSVQIHLKGVDYLKKNYEDSKYQLAQRLNASAQEVEQSLNGITIPSSGANYHLLKEQSGFAELSNNLLQLMQQANMLKNQDDLTNLFSNQCIK